The Herbaspirillum sp. DW155 genomic interval CGCCGCGCCGGTGACGTGATTCCTGAAGTCGTGGCTTTCGTACCCGAGAAGCGTCCGGCCGATGCGCGCGCTTTCGTCATGCCCGCCAGCTGCCCGGTGTGCGGCTCGCCCATCGTGCGCGCCGAAGATGAAGCGGTGGCGCGCTGCTCGGGTGGATGGCTGAAATGTTCAGCACAGCGCAAGGGCGGACTGCAGCATTTTGCTTCACGCCGTGCCATGGATATTGAAGGCCTGGGCGAGCAGCTGGTGGAGCAACTGGTGGACCGCCAGGTCGTCAATACGCCCGCCGATCTCTACCGCCTGGGCTTGTCGGCCCTGGCCGAGCTGGACCGCATGGCCGAGAAATCGGCGCAGAACGTGCTGGACGCGCTGCAGAAATCCAAGTCCACCACGCTGGCCCGCTTCATCTATGCGCTGGGCATCCGCCACGTGGGCGAAGCCACCGCCAAGGAACTGGCGCGCCACTTCGGCGGCATCGACAAGGTGCTGGCCGCCAGCGAAGAACAATTGCTGGAAGTGGCCGACATCGGACCGGTGGTGGCAGCCTCGATTCGCGCCTTCTTCAGCGATCCGCTCAATGTGGAGCTGGTCGAGCAATTGCGCGCGGTCGGCGTACACTGGCCCGAGAGCGAAGGCGTGGAGGGCGGCGCCAAGCACCTGGCCGGCAAGACCTTCGTGCTGACCGGCACCTTGCCCAACCTGTCCCGCGATGAGGCCTCTGCGCTGATCGAGGCGGCTGGCGGCAAGGTCTCCGGTTCGGTCTCCAAGAAGACCAGCTACGTGGTCGCCGGTGCCGAAGCCGGCAGCAAGCTGGCCAAGGCTGAGGAGCTGGGCATCGCCATCCTCGACGAAGACGGGCTCAAGGCGCTGTGCGCCGGTCAGGATCCGTCAGCAGCGTAATCACCTTGTCTTTTTATTCATATACAATGCCGCCGGTATGCAGTCCTGGACTCCGGGACCGCGGTGCAGGATATCAGCATAACAATATAGCAAGACCTCTTTTTACCTCGGAGTGATGATGATCAAGAAGATCAAGAAAGCCGTTTTTCCTGTCGCCGGTCTCGGTAGCCGTTTCCTGCCCGCCACCAAGGCGCAGCCCAAGGAAATGCTGCCCATCGTCGACAAGCCGCTGATCCATTACGCAGTGGAAGAGGCGGTCGCTGCCGGCATCACTGAAATGGTGTTCATCACCGGCCGCAACAAGCGCGCCATCGAAGACCACTTCGACAAGGCGTATGAGCTGGAAAGCGAGCTGGAGGCTGCCGGCAAGCTGAAGCTGCTGGAAATCGTGCGCAACGTCGTGCCCAAGAGCGTCAATTGCATCTTCATCCGCCAGTCCGAGCCGCTGGGTCTGGGCCACGCGGTGCTGTGCGCGCGTCCGGTGGTGGGTGAAGAACCCTTCGCCATCCTGCTGGCCGACGACTTCATGGATACCGATCCAGGCGTCAAGCCGGTGCTGGCGCAGATGACCGACATCTATGCACGTGAAGGCATGAGCATGCTGGCCGTGCAGGAAGTGCCCAAGAGCGATACCCGCCAGTACGGCATCGTCAGCGCCACGCCTTACCAGCCGGACCTGGAACGCATCAACGCCATCGTCGAAAAGCCGGCGCCGGAAGAAGCTCCGTCCACGCTGGCCGTGGTGGGCCGCTACGTGTTGAACAGCCGCATCTTCCACTATCTGGAAAACATCCCGCGCGGTGCCGGTGGCGAGATCCAGCTCACCGACGGCATCGCCAAGCTGATGCAGGCCGAATCCGTGCTGGCTTACCGCTATCAGGGCCAGCGTTATGATTGCGGCTCCAAGCTTGGTTACCTGAAGGCTATGGTGGCCATGGGCCTGAAGCATCCGGAAACCGGCCCGGCCTTTTCGGAGTACCTGCAGGAAGCGGCCAGCAAGGCGCGCTGATCGCTGCTGCTGTCCAGCGCCCGCATCTTGTGCGGCGCACTGCTTGCACAATGACGCCCGGTTCCTGCCGGGCGTCTTTCATGGAGAGCTTCAATGGCAATACGCGAGATCCTCAAAATGGGCGACCCGCGCCTGCTGCGCCAGGCGCAGCCCGTCACGCAATTCGGTACGCCCGAACTGGCGCAACTGGTCGAGGATATGTTCGAGACCATGCGCGCCGTCAATGGCGCCGGGCTGGCGGCACCGCAGATCGGGGTGGACCTGCAACTGGTGATCTTCGGCTTCGGCCATAACCAGCGCTATCCGGATGCACCGGCGGTACCCGAGACGGTGCTCATCAATCCGGTGCTGACGCCCTTGTCGGAGGAGGAAGAAGAGGGCTGGGAAGGTTGCCTGTCGGTGCCCGGCATGCGCGGCGTGGTGCCACGCTGGAGCCGCTTGCGCTATCAGGGGGTGGACCAGCACGGCAACGAGATCGACCGCACTGTCGATGGCTTCCATGCCCGCGTAGTGCAGCATGAGTGCGATCACCTGCAGGGCATCCTGTATCCGATGCGCATTCGGGACTTCCGCCAGTTCGGATTTACGGAAGTGCTGTTCCCGGACCTGGATCCCAACCAGGACGACTGAACAAGGACGCTGCAAAAAAAACATCCCGGCACCAGACCGGGATGTTCGTTTCAGGAGCGATGAAACCGCGTTCGGGGAATCAGGCGCTTTCCTTCACACGCTGGTCGATATGGGCCAGCGCCTCTTCCACCTGGTCGATCAGGATCAGGCACAGGTCGCCGGGCTGCAGGGAAGCGAGGGCGGTATCGATGGCGAGGAATTCGCCGTTGATTTCCTTCACATCGCTGGTACGCTTGGCCCCTTGCAGGCCCTGACGCAGCAGCGCAATCACTTCGCCGTCTTCACGGCCGCGCTGGCACTGGTCCTGGTAGAGCACCACTTCATCGAAGGCATCGCCCAGCAGTTCGGTCTGGCGCGTGATGTCGACGTCGCGGCGGTCACCGGCCCCGCTGATGACCACCGAGCGGCGCTTGGCCGGCATGCTGTCGACGGCCTTGATCAGGGCCTGGATGGCATCCGGGTTGTGGCCGTAGTCGGCGATCAGGGTGGCGCCCTTGTAGTCGAACAGGTTGAAGCGGCCCGGTGCGGTACCGCTGTCGCTGATGAAGCTGGCCAGGGCGCCGGTGATCTGTTCCCAGTCCAGGTTTAGCGCCCAGGCGGCACCCACGGACGCCATCACGTTCTCGACCTGGAAGCCGATGGCGCCGCTGCGGGTCAGCGGAATGCCGGACAGCTTCAGGCGCTTTTCGAACGTGCCTTGTGCGGCCACGATGGCGTCGCCGTCGCGATAGACGATGCGATGGCCTTGCGCACGGTGCGTGGCCATGATCGGGTGGGCCGGGTCCAGTGCGAAGAAGGTCACCGAGCCGGGGCAGGAAGAGGCCATCTTGGAGACCATCGGGTCGGCCGCATTCAACACGGCAGTCCCCGTCGGCGCCACGTTCTCGACGATGACGCGCTTGACCACGGCCAGGTCTTCCACGGTGCTGATGTAGGACAGGCCCAGGTGGTCGCCCATGCCGATGTTGGTGACCACGGCCACGGCGCAGCGGTCGAAGCCGAGCCCCTCGCGCAGCACCCCGCCACGGGCGGTTTCCAGCACGGCGGCATCCACATCCGGGTGGAACAGTACGTTGCGGGCGCTGCGCGGGCCGCTGCAGTCGCCGGTATCGGTACGCTGGCCGTCGATGTAGACGCCATCGGTATTGGTCATGCCCACGCGCAGGCCGGTCTTGGCCAGCAGGTGGGTGATCAGGCGCACGGTGGTGGTCTTGCCGTTGGTGCCGGCCACGGCCACGACCGGGATGCGGCCATCGTCGCCATCTTCATACATGGTCGAGATGATGGCTTCGCCCACATCACGCGCCTTGCCGTACGAGGGCGAGAGATGCATGCGCAGGCCGGGCGCGGCATTGACTTCGACGATGCCGCCGCCTTGTTCTTCCAGCGACATGTGCACCGAGTTGCAAACCACGTCCACGCCGCAGATATCGAGCCCGACCATCTGCGCCGCCGCGATGGCGCGTGCAGCGACGTCCGGGTGTACGTCATCGGTGACATCGGTGGCGGTACCGCCGGTGGAGAGGTTGGCATTGTTGCGCAGGACCACGCGCACGCCCTGGGCGGGGATGGCTTCCGGGTCCAGGTTCTGGCCGGCCAGCACCGACAGGGCGATGTCGTCCAGGCGGATCTTGGTCAGCGAAGTCGCATGGCCGTCGCCGCGCAGCGGGTCGGCGTTGACCTGATCGATCAGCTGGCGGATGGTGTGCACGCCGTCGCCGATGACTTGCGGCGGATCGCGGCGGGCCGCCGCCACCAGGGTCTTGCCGATCACCAGCAGGCGGAAGTCGTGGCCGGGCAGGTAGCGTTCGACGATGACCTCATCGCTGATCAGGGCCGCATTGTTGAAGGCGCGGGTGATCTGTTCCGGGGTGCTGACGTTGACCGCCACGCCCTTGCCCTGGTTGCCGTCGAGCGGCTTGATGACCACGGCCGAGCCGATTTCCTCGGCCGCCTTGAGGGCATCTTCCACGGTCTCGACCACGCGGCCATTGGGCACCGGCACGCCGGCGGCGTGCAGCAGCATCTTGGTCAGGTCCTTGTCTTGCGCAATCGATTCGGCAATGGCGCTGGTGTTGCTGGTTTCGGCGGCCTGGATACGTTTCTGGCGGCTGCCCCAGCCGAATTGCACCATGCTGCCCTGGGTCAGGCGGCGATAGGGGATGCCGCGCTTGATGGCGGCGTTGACGATGGAGCCGGTCGAGGGGCCCAGGCGCACGTCCTCATCCAGTTCGCGGATGCGGGCCAGGGCGCCGGTGAGGTCGAAGGGCGTATCCGCCTGGGCGGCGCGCACCAGTTCCAGCGCCAGATCGAAGGCCAGGCGGCCGACTTCTTCTTCGCTGTATTCCACCACCACCTGATAGATGCCGGTATCGACGGTCGATACCGTGCGGCTGAAGGTCACCGGGCAGCCGGCCTGGCTTTGCAGTGCCAGGGCAGCGGCAGCCAGGGCGTGGGCCATGGAGACGACCTGCTTGCCGCCATCGGGTTCGAGGAAGCCGATCTGCGGGAAGCGGGCGCGCAGGCGCAGTTCGAAGCCGGGCATGTCATCGATGACGCGCTCGTTTTCCGGGCAGGAAACGATGGCTTCGATGGCAGTATGTCTGCTCCAGAGATTGGGGCCGCGCAGGGCGCGAATGCGGGATACGTCCATGGACAATTTTTCCTAGGTGTCTCTTGATCTTGAATCGGTCAGGCGTGCCGGGCTCAGGCCGCCTGGCTCTTGAACTTCAGGCCTTGCTCTTCGGCGCGTTCGGTACCGAACAGCTCGATGCCGGCACGGATCACCTCGGGTCCGATGCCCAGCGCCCAGGCGGCACCGACGGCGGCCAGCACGTTCTCGACCTGGTAGGCGACGGCGCCGTTTTCGGTCAGCGGGATGGCATCCACCGAGCTGACCTTGCACTGGCGCTGGCCATCGGCCTGGATCAGGTCGCCATCGCGCAGGAACACGGCACGACCGCCTTCCTTCAGGTGGCTGGCCAGCAGTTCGGAAGCCGGATCGGTGCTGAAGAAGATGACTTCGCCATCGCACAGCTGGGCCATGTCGGCCACCAGCGGGTCGTCGGCATTGAGCACGGCGGCGCCTTCGGGCAGTACCAGATCGACCTGGGTGCGCTTGACCTTGGTGGCGATCTGCTCGGCGTTCTCGATGTAGAACTCGGGCAGGCTGTCGGTGGGATCGATGTTGGCGACCACGCCGACCAGGCAGCGGTCATAGGCCAGGCCTTCGGCCAGGATGGCGGCGCTGCCGTTCTCGAACACGGCGGCTTCCACCGCGCGGTTCAACAGCACGCGATGGGCGGCGTCCCAGGTGGCGCGGTTGCCGCGCTCGATCTGGCGTTCGCCGAAATACAGGCCTTCGCCGCAGGCCAGGCCCACGTGCTTGCCCGACAGATGCACGATGCGCGCGATCAGGCGGGCGATGGTGGTCTTGCCGTGGGTGCCGGTGACGCCGACGATGGGGATGCGACCGTTTTCTTCCGGGCCGAACAGGTTGTCGATGATGGCTTCGCCGACCGGACGCGGCTTGCCGTCCGAGGGCTTCAGATGCATCAGCAGGCCGGGGCCGGCGTTGACCTCGACGATGGCGCCGCCCTGGTCTTGCAGCGGACGGGAAATGTCTTCGGCCACGATGTCCACGCCGGCGATGTCCAGGCCGACGATGCGCGCGGCCAGCGAGGCGGCAGCGGCCACGCTCGGGTGCACCAGGTCGGTGATGTCGGAGGAAACGTTGCCATTGCGCAGCAGCAGGATGCGGCGACCGGCAGCGGGCACCGATTCGGTGGTCAGGTTCTGGCGCTGCAGTTCCAGCGCGGCGGCCGGTTCACGGTCCAGCAGCACCGGGTCCAGCAGGTGTTCTTCCAGCAGGCCGCGGCGCGGATCGCGGTTCAGTTCGTCCAGCAGATCCTGCACGGTGGACTTGCCATCGCCGACGATGAAGATCGGTTCACCACGGGCGGCGGCGGCCAGCTTGCCGCCGACGATCAGCAGGCGGTGTTCCAGGCCCGGGATGAAGCGTTCGACCAGCACGCCGCTGCCTTCTTCCAGCGCGACCTTGAAGGCGGTCTCGATTTCCTCGCGGGTATTCAAGTTGATGAAGACGCCACGGCCGTGGTTGGCATCGCAGGGCTTGACCACCACCGGCAGGCCGATGTCCTGGGCGGCATCCCAGGCGTCTTCCGGGCTGTCCACCAGGCGGCCTTCGGGGACCGGCACGCCGCAGGTTTCCAGCAGCGACTTGGTGAGGTCCTTGTCACGCGAGATGCCTTCGGCAATCGCGCCGGTCTGGTCGGATTCGGCGGTCCAGATGCGGCGCGACTTGCAGCCGTGGCCCAGTTGCACCAGGTTGCCTTCGGAGAGGCGGATGGTGGGGATGCGGCGCTCGTCGGCGGCGTCCACGATGCAAGCGGTGCTGGGACCGAGGCACAGGCGGTCGACCATGCGGCGCAGCTTGCGCAGGGTGGCATCGAGGTCGTACGGCTGATCTTCGATGGCGGCCATCACCAGGTCGCGGGCGGCGAAGAGCGCTGCGCGGGTGACCGTTTCATGGCGGGCGCGCACCACCACCTTGTAGACGCCGCGCACATTGGTCTCGCGCGCCTTGCCGAAGCCGCCGGGCAGGCCGGCCAGGTTCTGCAGTTCCAGCGTGACATGTTCCAGGATGTGGCCGGGCCAGGTGCCTTCATGCAGGCGACGTACGAAGCCGCCGCGTTCTTCATAGCTGCAGCGGTGTTCGATCAGGGTCGGTAGCCAGGTGGTCAGGCGGTCGACGAAGCCGGGAATGGTATTGGAGGGAAAGTCTTCCAGTTCGCCGATATCGATCCACACTTCGAGCGCGGAACGGTAGGTCCAGATGTTGGGGCCCTTGAGATTCAGGAAACGGAGGAATTCGATGTTTTTCATGTGTGGTGGGGAGTCCGCTGTAGTTGCCCAAGGCGCCTGAGACCGTTGGCCGATCCGGGCCGCATCGGCCGTACCAGGGCGCCGTCCGGCAAAGCCGGTCAGCGCCCTGTCAGAATAACGCATGGATCAGTAACGCGCAGCGCGGCTTTTGGTTTACTGCATTTGTCGTATGCAATAAATGAATGAAAGATGAGATTGCCTCAAAGAAAACGATCAGCGCGCCTGTTGCATGGGGGAAGAACAGAGCGGCGCGGGCGAAATGCGGGGTTCATCGGGCAGGCAGAGGGGAAAAGGGTGGATATGAACGATATTGTCGCAGACTGTCCCGCTGCCGTGGCAATGGGGGCATAAAAAACCGCGGGCTGCTTGTCTTGCTGCAGGCATGTGAAGATGTTGGCGCTCCGGCCATTCGCATTGAGCGGGAATCTTCATAGCTGTGCGGTAGCGAATGAACATCCCGGTACACCGTTTGGTGCGCTCTCGCGTTATCGGAAGGGCGGCCACAGATGGGCACGCAGATCGTCGATGGGGAACGGGGGACGCTGCGCTATAATCGCGCGCTGCCCGTTGGCACATCCCTGCAGGCATCAAGACAACAGGTCCGGCGAGACCTGAACTCCCTCGAATACTCAAATACCTAGCCAAACTGCTCGCTTCGGGCCTCAACGTTGCCGTTACATGACTACTGACTCAATACCTTCCGCGACCGCCAGCCTGCCCGAGCGCTGGCAAACGGAAACTGCTGCCCGCCTGGCGCCCGGTGAATCCGTGCTGGCCTGGCTGGAGCTGGACCTGGACGCCCAGCTGCACTTCAAGTCCTCGCTGGTGGTGGCCACCGACCAGCGCCTGCTGGCCGCGGCCCCGGACGGACAGACATGGCAGGACTGGCCCTATCGCCCCGCGCTGCAACTGAAGCATGCCGACCACGCCGGCGTGGGCACGCTGGAACTGTGCGACGGTGCCGGCCGCCTGGCCGCCTGGCGTTATACCCTGGCGCAGAACCCGCAGGCGCTGCGCCTGATCAAGCTGTTCGAGCAGCAGCGCGAACTGCTGGCCTCGGGCGTGCGGGCCGAGGAAGAAGGTGACGTCTGCCCGACCTGCAAGGC includes:
- the galU gene encoding UTP--glucose-1-phosphate uridylyltransferase GalU, whose amino-acid sequence is MIKKIKKAVFPVAGLGSRFLPATKAQPKEMLPIVDKPLIHYAVEEAVAAGITEMVFITGRNKRAIEDHFDKAYELESELEAAGKLKLLEIVRNVVPKSVNCIFIRQSEPLGLGHAVLCARPVVGEEPFAILLADDFMDTDPGVKPVLAQMTDIYAREGMSMLAVQEVPKSDTRQYGIVSATPYQPDLERINAIVEKPAPEEAPSTLAVVGRYVLNSRIFHYLENIPRGAGGEIQLTDGIAKLMQAESVLAYRYQGQRYDCGSKLGYLKAMVAMGLKHPETGPAFSEYLQEAASKAR
- the def gene encoding peptide deformylase; amino-acid sequence: MAIREILKMGDPRLLRQAQPVTQFGTPELAQLVEDMFETMRAVNGAGLAAPQIGVDLQLVIFGFGHNQRYPDAPAVPETVLINPVLTPLSEEEEEGWEGCLSVPGMRGVVPRWSRLRYQGVDQHGNEIDRTVDGFHARVVQHECDHLQGILYPMRIRDFRQFGFTEVLFPDLDPNQDD
- the cphA gene encoding cyanophycin synthetase, which gives rise to MDVSRIRALRGPNLWSRHTAIEAIVSCPENERVIDDMPGFELRLRARFPQIGFLEPDGGKQVVSMAHALAAAALALQSQAGCPVTFSRTVSTVDTGIYQVVVEYSEEEVGRLAFDLALELVRAAQADTPFDLTGALARIRELDEDVRLGPSTGSIVNAAIKRGIPYRRLTQGSMVQFGWGSRQKRIQAAETSNTSAIAESIAQDKDLTKMLLHAAGVPVPNGRVVETVEDALKAAEEIGSAVVIKPLDGNQGKGVAVNVSTPEQITRAFNNAALISDEVIVERYLPGHDFRLLVIGKTLVAAARRDPPQVIGDGVHTIRQLIDQVNADPLRGDGHATSLTKIRLDDIALSVLAGQNLDPEAIPAQGVRVVLRNNANLSTGGTATDVTDDVHPDVAARAIAAAQMVGLDICGVDVVCNSVHMSLEEQGGGIVEVNAAPGLRMHLSPSYGKARDVGEAIISTMYEDGDDGRIPVVAVAGTNGKTTTVRLITHLLAKTGLRVGMTNTDGVYIDGQRTDTGDCSGPRSARNVLFHPDVDAAVLETARGGVLREGLGFDRCAVAVVTNIGMGDHLGLSYISTVEDLAVVKRVIVENVAPTGTAVLNAADPMVSKMASSCPGSVTFFALDPAHPIMATHRAQGHRIVYRDGDAIVAAQGTFEKRLKLSGIPLTRSGAIGFQVENVMASVGAAWALNLDWEQITGALASFISDSGTAPGRFNLFDYKGATLIADYGHNPDAIQALIKAVDSMPAKRRSVVISGAGDRRDVDITRQTELLGDAFDEVVLYQDQCQRGREDGEVIALLRQGLQGAKRTSDVKEINGEFLAIDTALASLQPGDLCLILIDQVEEALAHIDQRVKESA
- the cphA gene encoding cyanophycin synthetase; this translates as MKNIEFLRFLNLKGPNIWTYRSALEVWIDIGELEDFPSNTIPGFVDRLTTWLPTLIEHRCSYEERGGFVRRLHEGTWPGHILEHVTLELQNLAGLPGGFGKARETNVRGVYKVVVRARHETVTRAALFAARDLVMAAIEDQPYDLDATLRKLRRMVDRLCLGPSTACIVDAADERRIPTIRLSEGNLVQLGHGCKSRRIWTAESDQTGAIAEGISRDKDLTKSLLETCGVPVPEGRLVDSPEDAWDAAQDIGLPVVVKPCDANHGRGVFINLNTREEIETAFKVALEEGSGVLVERFIPGLEHRLLIVGGKLAAAARGEPIFIVGDGKSTVQDLLDELNRDPRRGLLEEHLLDPVLLDREPAAALELQRQNLTTESVPAAGRRILLLRNGNVSSDITDLVHPSVAAAASLAARIVGLDIAGVDIVAEDISRPLQDQGGAIVEVNAGPGLLMHLKPSDGKPRPVGEAIIDNLFGPEENGRIPIVGVTGTHGKTTIARLIARIVHLSGKHVGLACGEGLYFGERQIERGNRATWDAAHRVLLNRAVEAAVFENGSAAILAEGLAYDRCLVGVVANIDPTDSLPEFYIENAEQIATKVKRTQVDLVLPEGAAVLNADDPLVADMAQLCDGEVIFFSTDPASELLASHLKEGGRAVFLRDGDLIQADGQRQCKVSSVDAIPLTENGAVAYQVENVLAAVGAAWALGIGPEVIRAGIELFGTERAEEQGLKFKSQAA